The bacterium genome includes the window GGAAAGATTATGTTGATAAAGCGTTAAGCGCTTATGAAAACCTGGTTTATAAATTTGACACAAGTAATTTAGCGGATAATGCCATGTTCCAGATAGGCAGGATTTATGAACAGAAAGAATTTTATCCAAAGGCAATTGAAAGTTACAGGAAGCTTATTCGTGAATATCCGAATAGTGATTTAGTAAATTACAGCTGGTATAGTATAGGCCAATGTTATGAACAGCTGGGCCAGAAAGAAGAGGCCATCAACGCTTATCAAAGAATTTTTGCCCCTTTTAATGATTTAATTTATAAGTTAGCCCAGGAGGCTTTAAAGAGGCTGAGAGGATATTAAAAAAATAAAGGCTTGGTTTTACTAGCAGGTTGCCTTTTACGATGGTAACCTGATAGTGCTCTGGCAAGTTAATTTTTGATAGATAGAATGCCCCAGATTTGAGACAATTTCGACGAAGGACGACGCGATGTATCCGCAGTGATACATCAAGGAGGAGTGAGGAAGAAATTGGCCAAAGATGGGCATTCCCGAAGGGCAGGGCTCTTTTGCCCTGCTTCTGCGTTGCTCGTCGCTTACCATACCACAGAGGGTATGCTGCGCTCCGAGCGCCTTGAATCAGGACAAAATAGCCTCTGCTATCTATCAAAAATTAACTTGCCAGAGCACTAGTCTTATTTATCCCGCCAGAAAGTTCACAAAAGGCTTAAATGTTGACAAAAAGGCTTGGTGACCGGATTTACCAATTTTTTAAATCCAGAAAATTAGCAGTAAGTTTATTGTTCTTATTGGCAGTAATTGCAATTTTTGGCACAATATTTAATCGCGGAGAAATTGATTCCGGGGTGGCCCCCCTGGATCCTTCAATATGGCTGTCTTATTTTGAAACAGGTGAATTTTATCATTCCCCTATATTTATTTCAGCAATAGGTTTATTATTTGTTAATTTAACTGTTTGTACTTATGACCGTTTAAAATCAAATTGGAGAAAATTGACAGGGGTATCTTATGCGGTTGAAGACAATTATATACTTAGTTTACCTTTTCATTTTTCATGCTTAGCTCCCCAAAACCCCCTCTTTTTAAAAGAATTTTTGTCATCTGATGGTTATAAGATTTATAATAATGAAGGAATATTTTACGGAGAAAAGGGGAAAATTCATTCATGGGGGACATATATTACACATTTCAGCATTATTTTAGTTATTATAGCCGGGACAATCAGCGCGTTATTCAGTTATGTCGGCACTGTAGGTATATTTGAACAAAAAGAGACAGATACTTATTACAACTGGACGAAAAAAAAATATCAGGTTCTGCCTTTTACAATCAGGGTCGAAGACCTGAATGTTGATTATTATACACCTGTAATTGAGGCGGAAATAGGGGACAAAAGAATTTCTTTAAAAAAAGGTGATGAAATATTTTACAAAAATGATAAAATTGTCTTTTTCGATTTTTTGCCGGACAGCATGGTGATGAATAATGAAGTATATTCTATTTCCGAATTTATGCATGACCCGGCAGTCCTTTTTAAAATTTACCGGGACGGGAATTTTATTTCAAATTACTGGATTTTTGCTAAAGATACAGGTTACCGGAATAGTATGCCGCTGCCTTATTCCATTAAAGTATTAAATAATCTATATCTCGTTAAAAGCAGCGAGAGCCTTTTAAATATAATTGAGAACGGGGAAATAAAACTAAGAGAATCCGTCAGCCCTAACAAATCCATAAATTATAAAGGGCTGAATATTTATTTCTGGGGATTTAACCAGGACGCGTATAGGAATTATTTTACAGGACTTCAACTCAGTTATGAGCCGTGTTTATGGTTTACATGGGCCGCTTTAGGCGGGGTTTTGTGCGGGTTGTGTCTTACCTTTTTTATTTCCTCTGAGAGAGTTTGGATTAAATATTCTTCCGGCCAAATTTTAATTGGCGGGAAAACCAGCGGAGACAAGGAAAAATTCAATGAAAGAATGCAAAATTTGGTTAATAAAATAAAAAGGAATTTATGAAAAAAATAATATGGATGACAATTTTTTTTATAATAAATGCCGGATATCACAGCTTTTGTGAAGCAAAAAGCCGGAAGATAGAAAATACTGAAATTCCCGATGGTCTGGGCCGGGTTGAAGCTTCTATCAGGGATTTATCCGGGAACCCGATGCAGGGGAGCAGGTTATACATTTATTTGAATAACAATGCGGATTTTCGCGGGCCCGCGGACCATATTTCTGATATGACCGATGATAATGGTGTGGCAGAAATTAATTTAAGACCGGGAAGATATTTTATTATCGCCAGGAAAAGGGCGAAAGAAGAAGATGTGGGGCCCCTGAAAGAAGGCGATTTTTCCGGCAGGTTTGATAAAAATCCGGTAGAATTAAAATTGAAAGATATTGTAAAAATTGAGATACTGATGGGAAAAATCGAAGGGAAAATGCTGCTGTCCCCGTTATCACCCAATACCTCCATTTTTATCGAGGGTGTGCTGAAAGATGAAAGAGGCGGCCCTGTCCAGGGCGGTTATGCCATGGTTTACCGTTCTAAAGAAATAAACGGCCGGCCTGATTATATGTCGAAACCGTCGGATAATGAGGGAAGATTTAAAGTAAATATTGCTGAAACAGGCAGGTTTTTTATTATTGGAAGAATAAAATACGGCGGCCCTCCGAAATTGGAGGAACTTTATGGAAATTATAATGAAGAAGGAATTGAAATAAAAATTGATGATAAAATAAAAGATATAGAGATTATTTTGAAACCGTTTGATATAGATTTGGATACTTTAAATAAGTAAAAAAACATGTTAAAAGACAGTTTTGGCAGGGAAATTAATTATTTACGTATATCTCTTACTGACCGGTGTAATCTGCGCTGTATATATTGCCTTCCCAAAGAAGGGGTAAAATTAATATCTTCTTCTGAAATTATGAGTTATGAAGAGATATTGCGTTTTGTCAGAATCCTTGCGGGATTGGGTGTAAACAAGGTAAGACTTACAGGGGGGGAACCGCTTCTTCGCCTGGGTATTGTGGATTTTATTAAAGAGATAAAAACCATCCCGGGGCTGAAAGATTTAAGCCTGACTACAAACGGCGTGATTTTCCAGGAAAAAGTCGATGGGCTTTTTAAAGCGGGGTTGACGAGAGTTAATATAAGTGTCAATACATTAAAAAAAGAAAAATATGAAAGCATTACCGGCAGTAAAAATAATCATTTTATTAAAATTATTAAAGGCATAAATGAAGCGCTGGATTTGGGAATAAACCCTGTTAAGATAAATGTCGTGGCGTTAAAGGGAATAAATGATGATGAAATCCCGGATTTTGCAAAATTAACAAAAGACAAAAATCTACATGTCCGGTTTATTGAATTCATGCCCATTAAGGAAAGGGAGATCGACTGGCATGGCAGTTTTATCCCGGTGGAAACAATTAAGTTAATTATCGAAAATAAATATGGTAAACTTATACCGGTCAATAAAACCGATAAAAGCCCGGCTGATTATTTCAGGTTAAAAGATTCAAAAGGGACAATAGGGTTTATAAGCCCGATTTCTTTATGTTTTTGTGAAAAATGCAACCGTTTAAGGTTGACCGCGGATGGAAAATTGCGTTTATGCCTTTTCTCAGATACTGAGGTTGATATAAAAAATATGATAAGATCCGGTGCAGATGAAAAAGATTTGGCTGATATGGTGCAGAAAGCCCTTTTAACCAAACCTAAACAACATAATTTGAATGTTAATAACGATTTTTTTACAGAATGCCGGAGGACGATGGCTGAGATTGGAGGGTAAAATAAAATGCAGAAGTCAGAAGTCAGAAGTCAGAAGTTACGAGCAACGGGCAACGAGCAACGAACAACGAGAACATTATCTCATCTGGATGGAAGAGGTAAAGTCAAAATGGTTGATGTCGGGCATAAAGATGTGACCGAGAGAGAGGCAATTGCTTCGGGTGTTGTCCGAGTAAGTCCTGAAATAATAAAGTTAATAGATAGAAATAAAATTGCAAAAGGGAACGTCCTGGAAACAGCAAAAATCGCGGGAATAATGGCCGCGAAAAAAACACAGGAGCTGATCCCGCTGTGCCATCAGATTAATCTGACGCATGTCGGCCTGGAATTGGAAATGGATAAGGCAAATAACAAAATTAAAATACAATCTTTTATAAAAACAAAAGACAGGACCGGTGTGGAAATGGAGGCCCTGACAGCGGTAGCTGTCGCGGGACTTACGGTTTATGATATGTGCAAGGCAGTTGACAAAAGTATGGAAATCGGAGAAATCAGTTTAGTTTTTAAAAAGGGAGGAAAAAGTGGAAGTTATGCCCGAAAAGAAGCCTGATATAATTACCGGCGAGGTGGTTTCAGTAAATATAAGCTCGGAAAAAGGCGTAAGTAAAAAAAGGGTCGCAAAAATTTTACTGAAAGAAAATTTTGGCGTTGAAAATGATGCTCACGCAAAGACGCCGAACAGGGAAGTAAGCCTTTTAGCCGTTGAATCAATTTTTAAAACGAGAAAGAAAAAACTCGCTGTTAATCCCGGCGATTTTGCGGAGAATATAACCACCAGAGGCATAGATTTAATGCATCTGCCCCCTGGAACAAAACTCCAGATTGGGAAGGCTTTGCTTGAGATAACGCAGATTGGAAAGACATGCCATTCCCGGTGCCAGGTTTTTTATAAGGTTGGAGATTGTGTGATGCCAAAAGAAGGCATTTTTGCGAAAGTTTTGCATGGCGGGGAAATAAAAGTAGGAGACATGATTATATGCACAACAAATTAGCCCAGGGCGTTTATTACGAAAACCGCGAACCGGTCCTTACATGGGATAATATTGCCGGTTATCCCGGGATTAAGGAAAAGGTTAAACAATTGGTTTCCCTGCCACTGGTATGCGGAAGCGAATTGGAAAGACAAGGAATACAGCTTCCCACCGGCGTAATGCTCTGGGGGCCGCTGGGGGTGGGTATAAAAATGATGGCGGAGGCCGCCGCGAGCCACGCAGAGGTGAGGCTGGTTTATGTTTCCGGCCGGGAAATTTTAGGCAAGCCGCGTGATCTGCAGGAGGCATTTAAAACCGCCCGTCTTAACCGGCCGTGTGTTCTTTTTGTTTCGGATACCGAGTGGCTCGCGCCCCAGCCGCATGCTGATTATTCATGGCCATTACCCCCTTCAGGGGGAAGGGGGGCACCTGAAGGGGGAGGGTGTTTCAGCCGCGGTAAACCTTCTGCCTTTGCCGACAGGGAAATGACTACTGTATTTCTGGAAGAGCTTGACAATATTTCAGGAATAAGAGATATTGCTTTGGCTGGCTCATGCTACCGCATTGATGCGGTCGACCAGTGCCTTTTTAAGGAAAAATCAAGGTTTAACAGAAAAATATTTGTTCCCCCTCCTTCGTCCGTTGACAGGGAATATATGTTTAAATTTTTTGTTAATAAAATAAATCTTGCGGGAAAAAATAAACTGGATCTGGAGAAATTTGCCAGAAACACTGAAGGTTATACCGGCTGGGACATAGAAAATTTGTGCAAAGACGTGGTTCTCCAGGCTGTGCAAAATAAAAGCGGTGAAATAAAAGAGGAGTATTTTAATAACGCTTTATTAAAAATTAAACCCTGGCTTACAAAAGAAATGACAAAAAAATATTTTGAGCTTTATGAACAGGATTGCCCCCATTATTATCACTTTTAAAGTCCATGTGTGACTTTTTTTTGAAGGTTTTGCCTGATTTTTGCGGAATTAATCCGCCTAAGGCTGAGACTAAAGCAAAAAATCAGACAAAACCTACAAATATCTTAAAATTAGTCGCACACACAGCGTAAACCTGATAAAAAATGAATTTTAGATTTTTCTTGCCTGAAAAACGCCATTTACCCGGGATATTCATTGTTTCCTTAACCACAATTTTCTATGAAATATTATTAACGCGTATTTTTGCCGTTATTATCTATTATCATTTTGCTTCCCTGTCTATTGCCCTTGCCCTTATGGGATTAAGCATCGGAGCTGTATTTTATTATTGGACACAGAACTATGCCAGGAATAATTACACTAAAATTGTTTTCTATTCTTTTATCTTTTATTGTATTAGTTTTATTTTTGTCTTTTTGATGCTTTTTTTCCTGTCATTAAATGCTGAAAAAGTATCAAACCTGCTTAATTATTTCCGGCACCCTTTTTACAGGCCGTCACAGATAGTATTGAACAATCCGGGAATATTCTCACTTTTTTTGATGTGGATTAGTTTTTTTTTCATGCTTTTACCCTTTGTTTTAAGCGGATATTTATCAAGCCTGTTTTTGACCGTCTCATCTTTTGAGATTGAAAAAACATATTTTTGGAATTTGTTTGGCGCAAGTTTGGGCTGTATTTTAATTTTTGTTTTGCTTCCTGTTTTCGGCGGCCCGAATTTATTTATATTTATAGCTGTTTCCGGAATAGGTTTAGGGTTTTTATCGCTTTCTTTCTCAAAAACAGAAAAAGTATTTTTGGCAGTATTATTGATTATAATATCAGTATTATTTATATATTCCGTTAAAAGTAATCCCGCGAAAATAAATTTTGTAAGGTCAAGGTTTCAAGATATATTGAAAAGCCGGTGGAATTCTTACTCCTACGTTGCGGTTTATCCGTTCCAGGATGATATGGAAATAGGCAATTTATGGGGTTTGAGCTCCGTGTATACAGGTTTTGTCCCGCCCCACTTAAATATGGTTGTTAATGAAATAGACTACACCCCGATAATAAATTTTGACGGGGATTTATCAAAGCTGGAATTCCTTAAATATGATTTAATATCATTGCCATACTATTTGCTGGAACAGCCTGAAGTGCTGATAATCGGCCCCGGCGGCGGCAAAGAAATTCTCCTCGCGAAATTTTTTAACTCCAGGAAAATCGATGCCGCGGAGATAAATCCCCTGGTTATTGATTTTGTTGATAACGAATTTAAAGAATTCAGCGGGAGCCCCTACAGCTTGGAAAATGTTGCCGCGATTGTAGATGACGGGAGAAACGCAGTAAAAACAGGCGGTAAAAAATATGATTTAATTACCGCCACGCAGGTTTACGCCTATCTTGATCCTGTTGCGTCAGCATTCAGTTTCACGGAAAATTATCTTTATACGAAGGAGGCGTTTATCGATTATTTAGATCACCTTAACCCGGGAGGCATGATAACGATAATCAAGCCCTTTGTCCCTGAGGAAAAACTCAGGATTTTTTCCCTGGCAAGGGCATCGTTGGAAACAAGGGGTGAAAAGGATTTTTCAAAACATTTGATGCTTTTGAGGGAACGCGGCATGAATATTTTTGTAATGAAAAAAGAAAGGTTCACACAGGAAGAGATTGGGAAAGTAAAAGAAATCTGCAGTGAGAAACAATTCGATATTTTATACTATCCGGGTCTTGAAGGCGAAGGTGACTTGTTTGATTTTATAAACGCAAAAGATGAAAAGGCCTTCTATAAAAATTATCCTCTGGATGTCCGCCCGAGCACCGATGACCGGCCCTTCTTTTCCACATTTTTAAAACCGGTGGATTTCTGGCTGGGGCACTGCCCGAAGGAAAAAAGGGATTTCCCTTTAAAAGTGGTTTTTACATTAAGAAAATTTTTATTGATATTCTTATTTATAAATCTGCTGCTGATTGCGGTTTTTGGTTTTAAAGAAAGAAGTATCGCAATTCCGTCATATTTTTCTTTTCTCGGGATAGCATATATGCTTGTGGAAATTACCCTTATCCGAAAATTTATATTTTTACTGGGGCACCCCGTTTACGCGGTTTCACTTATTCTTTTCAGCCTGCTTTTATTCAGCGCGGCGGGGAGCCTGGCAAGCAAAAAAATGGAAGGCCTTTTGAAGCGAAAAGCAGCAATTTTTATCTTTTTATTTTTTTTAATACTGTTTTACAGCTATCCCCTGGACAGTGTATTTAACAGTTTTATTCCACTGCCTTATTATCTCAAATATATCCTTACTATATTTTTGCTTTTCCCTCTGGGCTTTTTTATGGGGATGCCTTTCCCATTGGGAATAAACGCGCTTAAGGAAAGCAGATCCATTTCTTATGTATGGGCGGTCAACGGAGCAAGCTCGGTATTCGGCTCACTGCTTGCCCTGGTCTTGTCAATGAGTATCGGCTATAACCTGACTATTCTTCTGGCAGGGCTTGTTTATCTTTCGGCGGGATGTCTTGCAAACAGGAATATTTAGTTTAATATTAGCTAATAATATTTTTCAATTACTGTCATAGGCATTAGAGTGTAATGAACAGTTATGAAATTTTATTTTTTTCTTTGGTGAATGGGTTATATCCAGAAGACCATCAATAGAAATATCTTCATCAATTAAAGGCCAGTGGATGCCATAACCTGAAGGAGAAATTTCAAATTTATTTCTTTCGATAGTGCTCGCTTTGGATAATCTCTCCGAAATTTCTTTGAGTTGGTATGTATGTTCTTTATCATCAATATTTATTATCAATTTATTCCCAACTATTTTGATATTTTTTATTTTATGAATCTTATCCATTTAGTTTTTCCTTTTTTGAAAATCTTTCCATTGTTGTTCAATATATTCAAAATGTTCAAAGATGATTTTTTTAATTTCTCTTTTATCTTTTCTACTCATATTATAGGCAAAAACCTCTTCTAAGTCAAATTCACTAACAAGGAGCCAATATTTACATTCTTTTTCACTTTTCCTGCAATGGATATGAATTGGTTCGTTTCCTTCATTAGCATAAAAAAATAATCTCCAGCCTAATATTTGTAGAATTGTTGGCATATTATAATATAATACTTAGAGTTTATTTATATCTTTTTTCTTGTCGATTGAATTTTATAAACGAATTATAGCATATATAAAATAAATATTTTACTGTTTTTAATACGGTTTATATTGACTGAATTTGGCTTTGCAAAAAATAATAATATTTTCTAATCCCCATCCCGCAAAGATCGCGAGAAAGGGCAGAAACAGGAATCTTTGCCTGGCGTCACCGAAAAATACGAGGGTGGTTATCTGGGAATAAAACAGGACAAGGTAAAGAAGAAGAAAAGTCCGCTTTTGCCTTAGAGAAAAAATAAACCCGGAAAAAACAAGGGCCGGGAAGGAAACATAAAATAACAGGTCAATTAATTTTAACTTGACCGGTATCGCGGGCCAGCGGGTATGGGGACTCCAGTACTGCCAGAAGCAGTAAATTTTTCGAGGTAATAGTTTGATGAAGGGAAGCGGGTTATCTTTAATCCAGATAAGCCCCTGCAGGTAATATTTTCTGTCGGCTTCCTTTTCGCTTAAGCCTGAAGAAAAATTCCCAGGGTCAAGTTCGGAAAGATACATGTTTTGCCACGTGTCTCCCTCCCATTTTGTCCAGTCTCTTTTTTCATCCCCCTGCGGTATCCCCTCGGAATAATAGAGGCGGGGTGAACCGCTGACAAGGATTGCGTCGCCCTGTGCCTGGGGATTATTGCCGGCAAGGAACATCCTGCCCCCGCCCGTAGCGATGGGGATAAAACCGTTAAAAATTTTCCAATTTCTTATCATCCATGGTGCTATGACTGTTAATGTCGTTAAGGTAATTATTAAAAATATTTTAGCCGCCTCTTTTTTTGGAAATTTTAAAAAGGCCCATAGAGGAATAATAAAAAGAAAAGAAATAAAATTGGGGCGGGTCAGGTTAGTCAATCCGAGAAAAAGCCCTGATGCGGCCTGGTTGAAAAAAGACGGGGTTATTTCCGTCTTTAAAAGATAATAGATTGTCAGCAGGGAAAAAAGAACGCATAGATTTTCAGTTAAAAACCAGCCTGAGACATAAATATAAGAGGGAATGATGCTCAGGATTATTAAAGAAAAATAAGGGAACAGAGAAAAGTTGTCTGTTTTTGAAATATTCCGAAGGAGGTTTTCAGAAAACATGAATGTGAAAATGCAGGTTAAAACAGCTAAAAAAATATGGCCTATTCTGGCCATGGCGAAATTATGCCCAAAAAAAAGGTAGATTAAAGCAATAAAAGCAGGGTACAAGGGAGGTTTTTTTGCAGTCGGAGCGTCCGGATTGGAACCATACCCTCCACCTTGTGAAAGATTATAACCCACTTGTTCAAGAAAATAACCATGGGATTCCGGTGAAGAGTAAAAACCGGTAAAATAGTAAATATACAGGAAACGCAAAAGAAAAGCTAAAGACAGAATTAATAAAAACCAATAGTTTTTTTTCATTTCAATATCCCAAACCCCTCTTTATCTCCCCTTATCAGGGGAGAAATTATGAACTATCCCCCTGATAAGGGGGATATGGGGGTTAATAAAATTCTTCGACGACAATATCGATATTTTCTCTGATTTCATTATCTTTAATATTTATTATGTGTTCAGTTGTCCCGTTATATGCGCCGACGAGATCTCCCGGGGCGAGAGGCCCGCCGAAGGTATTTCTTGCGCCCAGGTAATAATTTCCGCCGCGGCTTAGAAAGATTTCGTAAAATCCGTCTTTTTGCGTCACAACAGAGCGGTATAAAGGTTTTCCTATCATTTGTGAATCCTGGTATACAAACGCGTAAATTCCTTCTTTTGGCCTGCCTGATTTATCTTTAATTGTTCCACTGATAATCGTTTGGGTATTTGGTTTTATCTCACCCTCCAGTATGCTTTTTAATTTCCCGGGGTCTATTGTTTCTAAAACAATAGACCTAAGATTTGTGTAATTATTTATTTTGACTTCCACAGGGTTCTTTTCATAGTCGGTGTTTAAATCGCCTTTTTTTAAGCCTCCGAATTTATCTTTATTTGCTCTTTTCCGGGCGGTAACATAATATTTGCCCGCGGGTAAATCAAGCAGGAAATTTCCGGCTTTGTCCGGCTTTGTCAAAGCATGATAAGACGGTCCGCGCAAGTCACTGTCGCTGTTTAAATAAACATAAATAAATACACCTTCCATATTATCCGCTCCTGAAACTATTTTACCTTTTATCCCTGTGTTTTTTGGCGAGGCTGCCAGAGATTCAGTTTTAATTTCTTCCAATTCAAGGTTTATATCAAGCCATTTGTTTTCCTCGACGGTAATAGGATTTTGATTGTAATTTACCTGGTAATCTCCAATCCGTAAAGGTCCCGTCGAGGCGTAATTCCAGCGTTTTCGCGCTAAAAGAAAATACTTCCCTGGCTTTGGAGAGATTGAGTATTCTCCGCCGCGTTTGGTTGCCTCAGAGATAGCAGTGTA containing:
- a CDS encoding cytochrome c biogenesis protein ResB, which codes for MLTKRLGDRIYQFFKSRKLAVSLLFLLAVIAIFGTIFNRGEIDSGVAPLDPSIWLSYFETGEFYHSPIFISAIGLLFVNLTVCTYDRLKSNWRKLTGVSYAVEDNYILSLPFHFSCLAPQNPLFLKEFLSSDGYKIYNNEGIFYGEKGKIHSWGTYITHFSIILVIIAGTISALFSYVGTVGIFEQKETDTYYNWTKKKYQVLPFTIRVEDLNVDYYTPVIEAEIGDKRISLKKGDEIFYKNDKIVFFDFLPDSMVMNNEVYSISEFMHDPAVLFKIYRDGNFISNYWIFAKDTGYRNSMPLPYSIKVLNNLYLVKSSESLLNIIENGEIKLRESVSPNKSINYKGLNIYFWGFNQDAYRNYFTGLQLSYEPCLWFTWAALGGVLCGLCLTFFISSERVWIKYSSGQILIGGKTSGDKEKFNERMQNLVNKIKRNL
- the moaA gene encoding GTP 3',8-cyclase MoaA is translated as MLKDSFGREINYLRISLTDRCNLRCIYCLPKEGVKLISSSEIMSYEEILRFVRILAGLGVNKVRLTGGEPLLRLGIVDFIKEIKTIPGLKDLSLTTNGVIFQEKVDGLFKAGLTRVNISVNTLKKEKYESITGSKNNHFIKIIKGINEALDLGINPVKINVVALKGINDDEIPDFAKLTKDKNLHVRFIEFMPIKEREIDWHGSFIPVETIKLIIENKYGKLIPVNKTDKSPADYFRLKDSKGTIGFISPISLCFCEKCNRLRLTADGKLRLCLFSDTEVDIKNMIRSGADEKDLADMVQKALLTKPKQHNLNVNNDFFTECRRTMAEIGG
- the moaC gene encoding cyclic pyranopterin monophosphate synthase MoaC: MQKSEVRSQKLRATGNEQRTTRTLSHLDGRGKVKMVDVGHKDVTEREAIASGVVRVSPEIIKLIDRNKIAKGNVLETAKIAGIMAAKKTQELIPLCHQINLTHVGLELEMDKANNKIKIQSFIKTKDRTGVEMEALTAVAVAGLTVYDMCKAVDKSMEIGEISLVFKKGGKSGSYARKEA
- a CDS encoding MOSC domain-containing protein, whose amino-acid sequence is MPEKKPDIITGEVVSVNISSEKGVSKKRVAKILLKENFGVENDAHAKTPNREVSLLAVESIFKTRKKKLAVNPGDFAENITTRGIDLMHLPPGTKLQIGKALLEITQIGKTCHSRCQVFYKVGDCVMPKEGIFAKVLHGGEIKVGDMIICTTN
- a CDS encoding AAA family ATPase, which codes for MHNKLAQGVYYENREPVLTWDNIAGYPGIKEKVKQLVSLPLVCGSELERQGIQLPTGVMLWGPLGVGIKMMAEAAASHAEVRLVYVSGREILGKPRDLQEAFKTARLNRPCVLFVSDTEWLAPQPHADYSWPLPPSGGRGAPEGGGCFSRGKPSAFADREMTTVFLEELDNISGIRDIALAGSCYRIDAVDQCLFKEKSRFNRKIFVPPPSSVDREYMFKFFVNKINLAGKNKLDLEKFARNTEGYTGWDIENLCKDVVLQAVQNKSGEIKEEYFNNALLKIKPWLTKEMTKKYFELYEQDCPHYYHF
- a CDS encoding DUF2442 domain-containing protein yields the protein MDKIHKIKNIKIVGNKLIINIDDKEHTYQLKEISERLSKASTIERNKFEISPSGYGIHWPLIDEDISIDGLLDITHSPKKKIKFHNCSLHSNAYDSN
- a CDS encoding DUF4160 domain-containing protein, with the protein product MPTILQILGWRLFFYANEGNEPIHIHCRKSEKECKYWLLVSEFDLEEVFAYNMSRKDKREIKKIIFEHFEYIEQQWKDFQKRKN
- a CDS encoding glycosyltransferase family 39 protein; the encoded protein is MKKNYWFLLILSLAFLLRFLYIYYFTGFYSSPESHGYFLEQVGYNLSQGGGYGSNPDAPTAKKPPLYPAFIALIYLFFGHNFAMARIGHIFLAVLTCIFTFMFSENLLRNISKTDNFSLFPYFSLIILSIIPSYIYVSGWFLTENLCVLFSLLTIYYLLKTEITPSFFNQAASGLFLGLTNLTRPNFISFLFIIPLWAFLKFPKKEAAKIFLIITLTTLTVIAPWMIRNWKIFNGFIPIATGGGRMFLAGNNPQAQGDAILVSGSPRLYYSEGIPQGDEKRDWTKWEGDTWQNMYLSELDPGNFSSGLSEKEADRKYYLQGLIWIKDNPLPFIKLLPRKIYCFWQYWSPHTRWPAIPVKLKLIDLLFYVSFPALVFSGFIFSLRQKRTFLLLYLVLFYSQITTLVFFGDARQRFLFLPFLAIFAGWGLENIIIFCKAKFSQYKPY